CTCAAGATTAGCCGCCATGACTCTGGTTTCATGAAGTGGACCATCATCTTATTCCTCCTGCTGCCGACGGCGACTTTCGCACTCCAGCCAGAAATCTCCGCTTCTGCGGAGGTGGCGTCCCATTACGTCCTGGAAGGGCGGGATCTCTTGGAAGGCGACGGCCTCGTCAGTGTGACCGGCAGCGCTTCTCTGGGAAAGGCGGCGCTCGAACTCTGGCTCGGGCAAAGTCCGAGTCAGCATTATCAAGAACTCAACGCCATTCTCTCCTCCACCTTCGATTGGGGACCGTTGGCCCTCACCCCCAGTTTCAATCACTTGCGTTTCGCGCCTGGCGAGTCCTTCGACAACGAACTCGGCCTCGGCACCACGCTTCTCCTTCCCCACGCGCTGGAGCTCAGTGTGGACGTCTATTACGGCGTCCAGTCTGAGGGCTATTTCATGGTGGGCTCTTTGCTACGCCCCTGGCCCGTCCATGACTGCTTGACCCTCATTCCGCAGATCGAATTGGGTGGAAACCAAGGATTCGTTTCGGACGGCCATGATGGCTTGAACCATCTTTCCTGCTCGTTGACCGCGGAGATCGCTCTCAACGAGCACTGCTTTGTCTACGCTTCCATCGCCCATACTTGGGGGATCGACAGCCAACCTCTCCACCATCCTGGCGACGCCTCACTCCGCGATTTCGCCTACGCCTCGATTGGCATCACCTTCGAGGTCTGACCACCACTCCACGCAACCAAAAACAGCCATGCGCTTCCTTCTTCTCTTTCTCATCTCGCTCTGTCTTTTCGCCTGTGACGCTCCCGAGCCACAGACTTCCTCTACCTACCGCATCGTTGGCACGGTGGGCATGGTCGCGGACATGGTCCGCAACGTCGCCGGCCCGCACGCTCAGGTCGAGAACCTCATTGGAGAAGGAGTCGATCCCCATCTCTACAAGCCTACCACCGCCGATGTGAAGGCCCTCCAAGCAGCCGACATCATCTTCTACAATGGCCTGCTCTTGGAGGGGAAAATGACGGACGTTCTCGTCCGAGTCGCGCGAACTGGAAAGCCGGTCCATGCGGTTACCGAAACCATTCTCGATCAGGGTGATTTCGTCATCACGGATGAGGAGGAGCACCTCGATCCCCACGTCTGGATGGACGTAAAAGGCTGGATGAGAGCTACTGAGGTCGTTCGGGACGCGCTCATCGACTTCGATCCTGATCACGCCGGCGACTATCAAGCCAATGCGGATGCCTACCTCGCCCAACTCGAAGGCCTGGACGCTTACGCCAAAGAAGCCATCGCCTCCATCCCGGAGAACCAGCGCATCCTCATCACCGCCCACGACGCCTTCGGCTACATGAACCGCGCCTACGGGCTGGAAGTGGAGGGCATCCAGGGACTCAGCACCGAATCCGAAGCGGGCGTGCGGGACATCGAAAACCTCATCAACCTCTTGGTGGCCCGGCGAGTGCCGGCCGTCTTTGTCGAAAGCAGTGTCTCCGAGAAAAACATCCGCGCCCTCGTGGA
This portion of the Verrucomicrobiota bacterium genome encodes:
- a CDS encoding zinc ABC transporter substrate-binding protein, with the translated sequence MRFLLLFLISLCLFACDAPEPQTSSTYRIVGTVGMVADMVRNVAGPHAQVENLIGEGVDPHLYKPTTADVKALQAADIIFYNGLLLEGKMTDVLVRVARTGKPVHAVTETILDQGDFVITDEEEHLDPHVWMDVKGWMRATEVVRDALIDFDPDHAGDYQANADAYLAQLEGLDAYAKEAIASIPENQRILITAHDAFGYMNRAYGLEVEGIQGLSTESEAGVRDIENLINLLVARRVPAVFVESSVSEKNIRALVEGARARGHEVRIGGELFSDAMGPTGSYEGTYLGMIDHNITTLVRALGGRAPEKGFQDKLSQN